DNA from Chelonia mydas isolate rCheMyd1 chromosome 3, rCheMyd1.pri.v2, whole genome shotgun sequence:
TGGCTACTGGTTCAAATTTGAGCTAGATTAGTAATATCTGAAAGTCATATGAAGGTTGCTTGGTACcatatgtgaaatgaattggagTTGTGGACAAATGTCCACATCCTGAACTGGCACCCATTTTGTTAGCCTCAGTGTTGATGCCAAAGATAGATTGGATATTGAGACTGAATTCTTTTCTATTAGCTAAAAGTAATTGCTCTAAAAGGAGGTTGAGGCACATTAGGGTAATCTGAGGGAATTTGTATTATACTGTACCTGTTCTTGATTGGATTATAACATTTCATTCTGTAATCTGTCAATCTAAGACCCTTTACTATCACTAATTCATTTGCTTTTTATGAAGTAAATAAGGGAAGTGGGGGTGCAATCAGTGTTTGTCCAATAAAAAAGAACACAGTTGGTTGGAAAATACAGCTTTTTCCAAGTTTCTACCTGTTTAAACAATGAATAGAAATATAAATGTACAAGCATTTTTTTACTTACCCAGAATGCTCAGTCTTATGTGCTTTCTGCTATTTAGCTATTAGCAGTTAGCATTATGCAATGACAGGAGTTAACTAAGTTAGAAGACGGTAGTTTGTaaagaatatatatatgtgtgtgtgtgtgtgtgcgtgtgtatatgGTTAAGGAGGGGTGCTACATAAAATCACCATTCATCAGCATCTGGGTTACAGAAAATAGTGCTTATTTatatgttgaaatgtttcaagtAACACCTCTTCCATTCTCACTCGTGATGTTTAATTGCAGATGTGGATGCCACCTGCAGTGACTTCGATTTTGGAACAGCTTTGCATATTGCTGCATTTAACTTGTGTACTGCAGCAGTGAAGTGTTTACTGGAACATGGAGCGAATCCTGCCTTTAGGGTAAGGTGTAAGATTTCAGATGAACCAAAAGGATGAAAAGTAATTATTTTGACTGTTTAATGTTGCTGTAGCCAggttggtctcaggatatgagagacaaagtaggtagggtatcttttattggaccaacttctgttggtgaaaggttCAAGCTTTCAGACTACCCAGAGTTCTTCATGTCTGGGGAAAGAAATCAGCGTTTCTGTGCTAAATACAAATTGGGGCACAGTTAAGCATAATGGGTAACATTAGGAGGTCCCTTGAAATAAAGTGGGCAATAAGGGTTAGATTGTTTATGCAAAAGAGATTTGATGTGGGCCATTGAGGGTTAGCAGGCTGGTGTGTGTTAggttgttgtaatgagccatgtCCTTGGTTTTAGTGCCTAGCAGTGTTACAAATTTAAGTTTCCTGGcttgccttttgaaggtgcaAATTTGGACAAGTTTTCTTCAAGGATATAGTGCTGAAAGATCAGATATGCAGTGATCGCTTGTGAAAAGTGGTCCATAGGTGTTAGggattttttgtcttttatgattttcctgtgtgagttcattcgagactGTAGTGATTAATTTGACTGTCATTTAAGAAAActtgtatgcagtggtgttgtagccgtgttggtcccagaatgtaagaaagacaaggtggttggtgagagagacaagcttacacagagctctccttcaggtctgggaagtgtatttagctgtgacactctgaatacaaggctgaacagattgtttagcataagtagttaacacatatttcaagggaccattcaaggtgaagtgtccagttaacacccctccagtcatagggaggaaatggggggcgggggggggagctggagagTGTGGTTATCTGAATTCTCTGTCCTCATtggaaacctgcataacaccttCAAAGGATGAGTCTGGGAGCTTACATTTGTAattttgctagatactaaaaatcatgaactAAACGCATACATTGAATTCATGACTttttacaacaatctataacgacctcctctcctcccagcttttctttttcttcctttcccactATGATTTGAGAGGTGTTAGctggtcacttcaccttgaatggtcccttgaaaggTTCTTTGTAagatgtaaaaagaacaggagtacttgtggcactttagagactaacaaatttatttgagcataagctttcgtgggctacagcccacttcatcagatgcacagaatggaacatatatagtaagaagatatatatacatacagagaacatgaaaaggtggaagttgccataccatctctaagaggctaattaattaagatgagctattatcagcaggagaaaaaaaacttttgtagtgataatcaagttggcccATTTCagatagttgacaagaatgtgtgaggatacttaacgtggggaaatagattcaatttgtgtaatgacccagccactcccagtctctattcaagcccaagttaatggtatctagtttgcaaattaatttcagttcagcaatttctcattggagtctgtttttgaagcttttctgttgcaaaattgccacctttaagtcttttactgagtgaccagagtggttgaagtgttctcctactggtttttgaatgttatgattcctgatgtcagatttgtgtccatttagtcttttgcgtagagactgtccggtttggccaatgtacatggcagagaggcattgctggcacatgatggcatatatcacattggtagatgtgaaggtgaacgagcctctgatagtgtggctgatgtgattaggcctatgatggtgtcccatgaatagatatgtggacacagttggcaacgggctttgttgcaaggataggttcctaggttagtgtttttgttgtgtggtgtgtggttgctggtgagtatttgcttcaggttggggggctgtctggaagcaaggacgggcctgtctcccaagatttgtgagagtgatgggtcgtccttcaggataggttgtagatccttgatgatgcgttggagaggttttagttgggggctgaaggtgatggctagtggcgttctgttattttctttgttgggcctgtcctgtagtaggtaacttctgggtactcttctggctctgtcaatctctttctttacttcagcaggtgggtattgtagttgtaagaatgcttgatagagatcttgtagctgtttgtctctgtctgaggggttggagcaaatgcggctgtatcttagagtttggctgtagacaacggatcgtgtggtgtgatctggatgaaagctggaggcatgtaggtaagtatagtggtcagtaggtttccggtatagggtggtgtttatgtgaccatcacgtattagcacagtagtgtccaggaaatggactgcttgtgtggactggtccaggctgaggttgatggtgggatggaaaaaggtgccacaagtactcctgttctttttgcggatacagactaacacggctgctactctgaaatttgtgagATGTGtataactacttatgctaaataatctctttcacagctaaatacaaggtgacaCTCTGCATAtgcctacacagcaattaaaaacccatggctggcctgtatCACCTGACttggcttgcagggcttgggtaACTGTGAGCcccaatgtctacactacaccataattgaacagccccttagcctgcaccccatgagcctgagtcaactgacatgggccagccatcgGTTTGTAATTGCAACATAGACATGCCCACTGAATACAtttaccagacctgaagaagagctctgtgtaagctcaaaagtttgtgtctctcaccagcagaccTACCTTGTCTCGTTACACTTAAGAAAaatagccacacacacacacaaaagtaacaaccagtcctgggttttggtcagtTGAAAATGTATTATATTGAGTGGTACTGCCTGAAAATCATTGGTAATTAATTTTGgaagattttcctttttgggCAGCTGTGATCTGTTATGTATCCAACCTTAGATTTCTGTCAAGATCCAGTTCCATCTAAAGGTCAGTTTAGTCACATTACTCAGATTTTCCCATTACTGTATGTATGCCTGTCTTTTTATTGTTTAGTGCTCCTTTGTCCTCTAAAGTAGCCATTATCACACAGCTGTACCTCTGTTCAGAAACACAGGAATGCAACCTAAGATCATCACAAATGCTGTGTATTAATCGTCTTGCCCTAATCACATGAGCCCAAACACAGTCTCTCTGACAGATCTGAATGCCGCTTGTGTATGGGGAAAGAGTCTTGTGGTGGCTGCTGACCCTGAATCTCTCATATTGCAGATTAGTAACTCTGACTTTGTCCTGAAGGAAACCAAGGTGGCTTCTGCTACAGAGGCTCCTAAGAAAGAAAAGATTTAGAGTTATGGAAATATTAATGTGGGATTTTGGTTATATTTATCAATGTGTACATTAAGAATAGTGCCTTGTTTGCCTTTATACATCCAATTGTATGGCTTTAAAACAGTTTAATGGGTACCTCCTCAACTCGTGATCCCTGGAAAAAAGGAGAGATTTTGGCCACACCTATCATAGTTAATGATCTACCACAAGCTCTTGCGTGTTTTCCTTCTACAGCTGTTCTGCTAAAAACAATAGGTCTGTGGCAAATTATGGGTGTGCCTGGACCACGTTActaaagagagaaaatgaaagagctgctgtattattttaaataattccatAAGCTCTTTGATTTGCTCATCTTAAGAATTGCATTGTGGGTCAATCTTCATAGCCCATCAGTTGACAGTGTGTATACTTAAGCCTTGGCTATACTTGCGCGTTATAGCGCAATAAAGCTGCCAAGAGCTCTCTACCTTCCTACCCGTCCacgctggcaaggcacgtagagcgttctgactccgcggctggagcgctcctggtactccacctccccaagaggaatAACATTTGTTGCGCTCTTGCTGGAGCGCaacggcgccagtgtggacacctaatgcgctctgattggcctctGGAAGTGTCCcgcaatgcctgttctagccactctggtcatcacttttgaactctgctgccctgtcctcaggtgaccaaccgtcagacctgccctttaaatttcctgggaattttgaaaatccccttcctgttttctcagccaggcgtggagtgctctcatcGCATCCTTCCAGGCAACCATACCTCCACGCATCAGGTGATCcacagtatggagcaatggtgaggtgctggacctcatcagtgtttcgggggaggaagctgtgcagtcccagctgtgctccagccataggaattatgatatctTTGGGCACCTATcaagggccatgatggaaaggggccatgaccgggacgtcgtgcagtgcagggttaaagtgaaggagctgcggaatgcctaccgcaaagcccacgaggcaaatggctgctccggtgctgcccccgcgacctgccatttctacaaagagctggacgtgatacttgggggcgaccccacctccactccaacaaccaccatggacacttccgAGCCCAGCACAgcaaggggggaggaggaggatgagggaAATGCTAGTAAGGGTGCTGAGGCGGGGggagacaccccggaatccctagatgcatgcagccaggagctcttctcgagccaggaggaaggtagccagtcatggcggccggtgcttggggaaggacaaacaccagaggaggtttcTGGTAAGCGGCTTTTTTTTCCGGGAAGGAAGCTCTTTGGGCGAGAAGGGTTTGGgatgcatgcatgcctagatgcggaatagcgCATTGATGTGGTCTATCACATCATGGTAATCGGCATCGGTGATCTCTTCAAAAGTCTCAGACAGAACGTGGGCAATGCACCTGCACAAGTTTATTGGGAGAGCCAGCATGGttcttgtcccagtcaggctattGTGCCACTGTGCGCTCGCTTTGGAACAGGCAAAGTATGGTTTTGTATGGACTGTGATTGCCCTCCGTAAGtgtgggggaatcattgctctgtctggtgtgtaCAATGCctcctctgttaagtgttgcattttgcctgaATAggtgcaaccttgagatctcagccgctGGTGTTATCACTGGCCGACAGACTGAGAGCACTCAGGAAGAGGTCCCGtaaaagcaaagaagacatgctgcaggaagtgatgcagcagtctgtggaagagaatcGAAAGGCACAGaagtggagggagagtgaaaggaggatccgccagaaGAATGAGGATTGCCAGCAGCAAAACGcggtgctctggcagcaaagcacggattgGCTGAtcagcataatggagcgccaagcggactctatccaggcgctcgtcaccatgcaggcagagcacaaCTACGCTcgccgccccctgcagcccttgtcccaaaactctttcccttgtgcccccatgtccccTCCAACTCACTTTGCCCCACATCTGGGTTCTTactgctcccagctgcctcctACACCCCTAGCTTCACCATCCACCcatgaaaactacgacccttatccactgcactcaaccccccgCAGCAGGCCTtacagccatcctgaagtgcagcactcagtgcacagcactccagacaggattCCAGAGTATGAAAT
Protein-coding regions in this window:
- the LOC119565830 gene encoding uncharacterized protein LOC119565830, translating into MDTSEPSTARGEEEDEGNASKGAEAGGDTPESLDACSQELFSSQEEGSQSWRPVLGEGQTPEEVSGATLRSQPLVLSLADRLRALRKRSRKSKEDMLQEVMQQSVEENRKAQKWRESERRIRQKNEDCQQQNAVLWQQSTDWLISIMERQADSIQALVTMQAEHNYARRPLQPLSQNSFPCAPMSPPTHFAPHLGSYCSQLPPTPLASPSTHENYDPYPLHSTPRSRPYSHPEVQHSVHSTPDRIPEYEIRTYSSLWVNRSPPYPLAIVVLLCYFVFISRNEFSFQ